A genomic window from Halorubrum lacusprofundi ATCC 49239 includes:
- a CDS encoding thioredoxin family protein — translation MVAMESDSELDRGDAAPAFELPGTDGETYTLDSFDADTLLLVFTCNHCPYAQAKFDLLNDLAAEYDDLAVVGINPNDATEYPDDSVEAMRERVADGTIAYDAYLRDETGEAADAYGAVCTPDPFLFGRDGDAFRLQYHGRLDDALNPDDEPTEFYIRDAVDAVLAGEEVEVPDRPSRGCSIKWPDE, via the coding sequence ATGGTCGCGATGGAATCCGACTCGGAGCTCGACCGCGGCGACGCCGCGCCGGCGTTCGAGCTACCGGGCACCGACGGCGAGACGTACACGCTCGACTCGTTCGACGCGGACACCCTGCTCCTGGTGTTCACCTGCAACCACTGCCCGTACGCGCAGGCGAAGTTCGACCTCCTCAACGATCTGGCGGCCGAGTACGACGACCTGGCCGTCGTGGGCATCAACCCGAACGACGCCACGGAGTACCCCGACGACTCCGTCGAGGCGATGCGCGAGCGCGTCGCCGACGGCACGATCGCGTACGACGCCTACCTCCGCGACGAGACCGGCGAAGCGGCGGACGCGTACGGCGCGGTCTGTACCCCCGACCCGTTCCTGTTCGGCCGCGACGGCGATGCGTTCCGGCTTCAGTACCACGGCCGGCTTGACGACGCGTTGAACCCGGACGACGAGCCGACCGAGTTCTACATCCGTGACGCCGTCGACGCGGTCCTCGCGGGCGAGGAGGTCGAGGTCCCGGACCGCCCCTCGCGAGGCTGTTCGATCAAGTGGCCGGATGAGTGA